A genomic window from Elusimicrobiota bacterium includes:
- a CDS encoding Fic family protein: MPVIELRPRITKTLSEIDYLRGRIAETQAKAVFVPAIQKESAVIMAYASTTIEGSTLTLQEVRQVFDGERPRKPEFHIQMVQNYLAAIRWIRENKRIIPYREKDVFNLHKIIGNKAVDDGPVGQYRKVQVYVGDHVPPAHEKVPGLVNKFLFWLNGQGQEYHPVISSAVAHLEIATIHPFRDGNGRVARAFASWELYRRGFDTLHIFTLDDILLENRKLYYSQLSNARKPGGVTDWCEYLSDITAEGLQRAYTRLKTMISAAPADEPLSDTQKKMLTILSSEGPKTVPQLETIFKITRQGVYKALTPLVKTKRVVPVGTRRNRRYSVTV, translated from the coding sequence ATGCCGGTGATAGAGTTAAGGCCGAGAATAACAAAAACATTATCCGAGATTGACTATTTACGCGGACGAATCGCTGAAACCCAGGCGAAAGCCGTGTTTGTCCCTGCGATACAAAAAGAGTCTGCTGTGATAATGGCATACGCTTCAACCACTATTGAAGGAAGTACGCTTACATTACAGGAAGTCCGGCAAGTCTTTGACGGTGAACGCCCCCGCAAACCTGAGTTCCACATACAGATGGTACAAAATTACCTGGCAGCTATCCGGTGGATCCGCGAGAACAAACGAATAATACCGTACAGGGAAAAAGATGTTTTTAATTTACACAAAATTATCGGAAACAAAGCTGTAGATGACGGCCCGGTGGGGCAATACAGGAAAGTACAGGTATACGTTGGGGATCACGTCCCGCCTGCACACGAGAAAGTCCCTGGGTTGGTAAACAAATTCCTGTTCTGGCTCAACGGACAGGGACAAGAGTACCACCCGGTCATAAGTTCCGCAGTTGCCCATTTGGAAATCGCTACTATCCACCCATTTCGTGACGGTAACGGCCGGGTCGCCCGCGCGTTTGCATCCTGGGAACTGTACCGCCGCGGATTCGATACTCTGCATATATTCACGCTTGACGATATTTTGTTGGAAAACAGGAAGTTGTATTATTCACAGTTAAGCAACGCGCGAAAACCCGGAGGTGTAACTGACTGGTGTGAATACCTTTCTGACATTACAGCAGAAGGGTTGCAAAGAGCGTATACCCGGTTAAAAACAATGATCTCCGCAGCGCCAGCTGACGAACCGTTATCGGATACCCAGAAAAAAATGCTTACTATCCTATCTTCTGAAGGGCCAAAAACTGTCCCTCAGCTCGAAACCATATTCAAGATTACCCGGCAAGGGGTGTACAAAGCGTTAACACCGTTGGTGAAAACAAAAAGGGTGGTGCCGGTAGGCACACGGCGCAACCGGCGGTATTCAGTTACGGTTTAA
- a CDS encoding discoidin domain-containing protein: MPASSVPATVVSLEPLKIVMLNPCYRNSIYAGQNLDEIELQIEFTLPQTQLDATKLLVKLYSPVTDKIFSQKEVYRPTALVRLSLPVKDLPVGDYKVTASLRDTENKEFFRCSEPLKKLPPVKGEVRITENLVTLVDGEPFLPFGWLSVGDDFERVAQQGCTAVHDYNVYFYDDATLKKWFDRAHKAGLKVVIYPFPERKMVDANAWQSPLSEEEAEKIKGFVNKWKTEPALLAWYLADEPEIRKTLPERVTAIYQLLREQDPYHPCTMLNYTLAGIRKYGAGSDILMPDPYFHFIKGGGPTRPLIKITKFMETIKKATDNKKPAWITPQGFNYGDLLKKLTNERAPNFIELRNITYQSVCGGAKGFLWYSYAYHQNYPDLTLGIPYLAKEVQILKKAILSADSKKSVQIFPANPAVVYSLREVADKMCLFLVNTSSQNIKLEFSIEGTTNLTNLYVVSTTRQLKSMGDKFADEFRPYETNIYTTDENMVKGSSTIDQIENEIKQAKSNLKKPDNLAFEELGATATASSSRYPAYAQHVLDGTVEDRGVVWYDTTPNEYPDWIEVTLPQIEIVSKVVVYTSTLKNYVVQVKTDAPEQDWKTVAQIEDNQQDMVVTEFTPIKTNKIRLWITATRGPTSRVSEIELYR, translated from the coding sequence GTGCCGGCCAGTAGTGTCCCCGCAACTGTTGTCTCGTTAGAACCTCTAAAAATTGTAATGTTGAACCCGTGTTACCGTAACAGTATATATGCGGGCCAAAATCTTGACGAAATTGAACTGCAAATAGAATTTACTTTACCTCAAACCCAACTTGATGCAACTAAACTTTTGGTGAAACTCTATTCTCCTGTGACAGACAAAATATTTTCGCAAAAGGAAGTTTACCGGCCAACCGCCTTGGTACGATTATCACTACCCGTAAAAGATTTGCCAGTTGGCGATTATAAGGTAACAGCCAGTTTACGGGATACCGAAAATAAAGAATTTTTTCGGTGCTCTGAACCCTTAAAAAAACTCCCCCCTGTTAAAGGAGAAGTGAGGATCACGGAAAACCTAGTAACTTTAGTTGATGGAGAACCTTTCTTACCTTTCGGATGGCTCTCCGTAGGCGACGATTTTGAAAGAGTTGCTCAGCAAGGATGTACTGCAGTCCATGATTATAACGTTTACTTTTACGACGATGCAACGCTCAAGAAATGGTTTGACCGGGCACATAAAGCTGGGCTTAAAGTAGTGATTTATCCTTTTCCGGAACGAAAAATGGTTGACGCAAATGCCTGGCAAAGCCCGCTTTCTGAGGAAGAAGCTGAAAAAATAAAGGGGTTTGTTAATAAATGGAAGACCGAACCTGCGCTTTTGGCATGGTACTTAGCTGATGAACCGGAAATACGAAAAACTCTTCCCGAACGAGTAACAGCTATCTATCAGCTCTTACGGGAACAGGACCCGTATCATCCATGCACAATGCTGAATTATACCTTAGCCGGGATTCGTAAATATGGAGCGGGCAGTGATATTTTGATGCCCGACCCATACTTCCATTTTATAAAGGGAGGCGGGCCGACCCGGCCGTTGATCAAGATAACTAAATTTATGGAAACAATAAAGAAAGCTACCGACAACAAAAAACCGGCCTGGATCACGCCGCAAGGGTTTAACTACGGCGATTTGCTTAAGAAACTTACAAACGAACGGGCACCGAATTTTATTGAATTGCGCAATATAACCTACCAGTCGGTCTGCGGCGGGGCTAAAGGGTTTTTGTGGTATTCATACGCGTATCACCAGAACTATCCGGACTTAACACTAGGAATTCCGTATTTAGCAAAAGAAGTTCAAATCTTAAAAAAAGCAATACTTAGCGCTGACTCAAAAAAAAGTGTGCAGATATTTCCTGCGAACCCGGCAGTCGTATATTCGCTGCGCGAAGTAGCAGATAAAATGTGTTTGTTCTTAGTGAATACCAGCTCACAAAATATTAAGTTAGAGTTTTCCATAGAAGGAACAACAAATCTAACGAATCTATACGTTGTTTCAACAACCCGCCAGTTAAAATCAATGGGGGATAAATTTGCTGACGAGTTCCGTCCTTACGAAACCAATATTTATACTACCGACGAGAATATGGTAAAGGGTTCATCCACTATTGATCAGATTGAAAACGAAATTAAGCAAGCCAAGTCAAACCTCAAAAAACCTGACAATTTAGCGTTTGAAGAGTTAGGCGCTACAGCTACCGCATCGTCATCCCGTTATCCGGCATACGCACAACACGTATTAGATGGTACTGTTGAAGACCGGGGAGTTGTTTGGTACGATACTACGCCAAATGAATATCCCGACTGGATTGAAGTTACTTTACCACAAATAGAAATAGTTTCTAAAGTGGTAGTTTATACTTCCACCTTAAAGAATTATGTGGTACAGGTCAAAACTGACGCCCCGGAGCAAGACTGGAAAACTGTCGCACAAATTGAAGATAACCAGCAAGATATGGTGGTAACTGAATTTACGCCGATAAAAACAAACAAAATACGGTTATGGATAACAGCTACGCGTGGGCCAACATCAAGAGTTTCAGAAATAGAACTTTACCGCTGA
- a CDS encoding right-handed parallel beta-helix repeat-containing protein encodes MNKVNQQAIDKVISGKVEVAQAIWWGFNPEDATNALQSAINSGAKKIIVDNAGKPWIVRPIKLVGNQEILFEKGVEVVAKRGEFKGKTDCLFRADNQDNIILTGYGATLRMNRGDYKLPDYEKAEWRHVLSFFSCSNIKIYGLTLAESGGDGIYLGVAKKGVTNKDVHIKDVVSENNYRQGISVISAQNLLIENTIMRYTAGAAPQAGIDFEPNNSDELLDNILLRNCTAESNKSYGYLFALKEMGADTKPISIRIEDCKAVGDTKGSLRFLTGNISSETVKGIVEFINCTFESGKSYGVLIEDKPVTGCKLRFVNCSILNKISDKPAASIPIKFHSRPGSTEPIGGVEFVNCVINDTLDRNPVSYPNSAKGVPLREVEGTLTINLSGGRQKQLTLQR; translated from the coding sequence ATGAACAAAGTTAACCAACAGGCAATTGATAAGGTTATTTCAGGTAAAGTTGAAGTTGCTCAGGCAATATGGTGGGGATTTAATCCGGAGGACGCAACTAATGCTTTACAGTCAGCAATTAATTCTGGTGCGAAAAAGATAATCGTTGATAATGCCGGTAAACCGTGGATCGTAAGGCCTATTAAACTTGTCGGTAACCAGGAAATACTTTTTGAAAAAGGAGTAGAGGTTGTAGCTAAACGCGGCGAGTTTAAAGGCAAAACAGACTGCCTGTTCCGTGCTGATAATCAAGACAATATTATACTTACAGGTTACGGTGCAACTCTGCGGATGAACAGGGGAGATTATAAATTGCCTGACTACGAAAAAGCTGAATGGCGGCATGTTCTTAGTTTTTTCAGTTGTTCCAATATAAAAATTTATGGGCTTACCCTCGCTGAGAGTGGGGGAGATGGTATATATCTGGGTGTTGCGAAAAAAGGTGTCACAAATAAGGATGTTCATATTAAGGATGTTGTATCAGAAAATAATTACCGTCAGGGTATAAGTGTTATTAGCGCACAAAATCTGTTGATAGAGAACACTATTATGCGATACACCGCTGGTGCTGCGCCTCAGGCTGGGATTGATTTTGAACCAAATAATTCTGACGAACTGCTGGACAATATTTTATTACGTAACTGTACCGCAGAGAGTAATAAATCGTACGGTTATCTTTTTGCACTAAAAGAAATGGGAGCGGATACCAAACCAATATCTATCCGGATTGAAGACTGTAAAGCTGTTGGTGACACAAAAGGTTCTTTACGTTTTCTAACCGGCAACATATCGTCAGAAACAGTCAAAGGTATAGTTGAATTCATAAATTGTACGTTTGAGTCAGGTAAAAGCTATGGCGTATTGATAGAAGACAAACCAGTTACCGGATGTAAGTTACGCTTTGTTAATTGCTCTATTCTGAACAAAATATCGGACAAGCCTGCTGCATCTATTCCAATCAAGTTTCACTCCCGGCCAGGATCTACGGAACCAATCGGCGGTGTTGAATTTGTAAACTGTGTGATTAACGACACACTGGACCGAAACCCGGTGAGTTATCCAAATTCCGCTAAAGGAGTCCCATTAAGGGAAGTTGAAGGTACGTTAACCATTAACCTTTCCGGTGGCAGACAGAAACAACTAACTCTTCAGCGGTAA